A portion of the Glycine max cultivar Williams 82 chromosome 10, Glycine_max_v4.0, whole genome shotgun sequence genome contains these proteins:
- the LOC100787352 gene encoding long-chain-alcohol oxidase FAO1: MKRDCHPLLRGGRRCNKYTPHILSSAEMESLSSICEALLPPLQLDSTKSKTVQHFWKASGSQFSIPHEIAEILIKRALKEALILLRVILWLLSTRLGTLLLCGTLCLSKKWPFINSFSNLSLDNREKVLQKWFKHRFLTPIRLVFIYIKVLCFFVFFSQCDDNGENPAWEAIGYQVDSDGITTTSNVHRERPLEKGIVEAMKESNLSLPKSLIEKGLEVAIDSKNNTLNIKCDVVIVGSGCGGGVAASILASSGLKVLVLEKGNYFTPNDYSSLEGPSLNELYELGGTFASRDGKMAILTGTTVGGGSAVNWAASIRTPDFVLEEWGKDHKLSLFSSHEYLSAMDMVCKRIGVTDKCIEEGLQNQVLRKGCKNLGLPVDYVPRNSSERHYCGSCNYGCTRGEKQGTEVTWLVDAVDHGAVILTGTKAERFILGKKNKGGGVRRKKCLGVMANVVTNNITWRLKVEAKVTVSACGALFTPPLMISSGLKNKHIGKNLHLHPVLMSWGYFPDSNSELKGKCYEGGIITSVHKVVSEDYSKVKAIVETPALGPGALSTLIPWVSGLDFKDRMLKYSRTVHLITIIRDMGCGEVRSEGRVHYELDESDKENIRDGVKQALRILIAAGAVEVGTHRSDGHRIECNGKNEKELERFVESVYATEGLMSHEEKWSIYSSAHQMGSCRMGMSEKEGAVDENGMSWEAEGLFVCDASLLPTAIGVNPMITIQSTAYCVAKRIAAFLKIE; encoded by the exons ATGAAGAGAGATTGTCATCCTTTGCTGAGAGGTGGAAGAAGATGCAATAAATACACTCCTCACATTCTTTCTTCAGCTGAGATGGAATCATTATCAAGCATTTGTGAGGCTCTATTGCCTCCTCTGCAGTTGGACTCAACAAAAAGCAAGACTGTGCAACACTTCTGGAAAGCTTCTGGCTCTCAATTCTCTATCCCTCATGAG ATTGCAGAAATACTGATAAAAAGAGCTCTAAAAGAAGCATTGATACTACTGAGAGTGATTCTATGGCTACTGTCAACAAGGTTGGGCACATTGTTGCTATGTGGAACTCTCTGTCTGAGTAAGAAATGGCCCTTCATCAACAGCTTCTCAAATCTTTCTTTGGACAACAGAGAAAAGGTTCTGCAGAAATGGTTCAAGCATCGGTTCCTGACACCTATTAGACTTGTATTCATTTACATcaaagtcctttgcttctttgttttcttctctcAG TGTGATGACAATGGTGAAAACCCAGCATGGGAAGCTATAGGATATCAAGTTGACTCTGATGGGATCACAACAACAAGCAATGTTCACAGAGAAAGGCCTCTTGAAAAGGGAATAGTGGAAGCAATGAAAGAGAGTAACTTGAGTCTGCCTAAGTCTCTTATTGAGAAAGGTCTTGAAGTTGCTATAGATTCTAAAAACAATACCCTGAATATAAAATGTGATGTAGTAATTGTTGGTTCTGGTTGTGGTGGAGGAGTTGCAGCTTCTATTCTAGCAAGTTCAGGCTTGAAGGTGCTTGTTCTTGAGAAAGGAAACTACTTTACCCCCAATGATTATTCTTCTCTAGAAGGGCCTTCTCTGAATGAGCTTTATGAGTTAGGAGGAACTTTTGCATCAAGGGATGGGAAAATGGCAATTCTTACTGGGACAACTGTGGGTGGTGGTTCTGCTGTTAATTGGGCCGCATCTATTAGAACACCAGATTTTGTGCTTGAGGAATGGGGAAAAGACCACAAGCTATCACTCTTTTCAAGCCATGAGTATCTTTCTGCCATGGACATGGTGTGTAAAAGGATTGGCGTGACCGATAAGTGCATCGAGGAAGGGCTGCAGAATCAAGTTCTCAGAAAAGGTTGCAAGAATCTTGGTCTTCCAGTTGATTACGTGCCAAGAAACTCATCGGAACGTCACTACTGTGGCTCTTGCAACTATGGTTGTACAAGAGGGGAGAAACAAGGAACTGAAGTTACATGGCTTGTTGATGCTGTGGATCATGGTGCAGTGATACTAACAGGAACAAAAGCTGAGAGGTTTATATTGGGAAAGAAGAACAAAGGAGGGGGTGTGAGAAGAAAGAAATGCTTAGGAGTGATGGCAAATGTTGTAACAAACAACATCACTTGGAGACTTAAAGTTGAGGCGAAAGTGACAGTTTCAGCATGTGGAGCCCTTTTCACACCTCCTTTAATGATCTCCAGTGGATTGAAGAACAAGCACATTGGCAAGAACCTTCATCTCCATCCAGTGCTAATGTCATGGGGATATTTTCCAGACTCAAATTCTGAACTCAAGGGTAAATGCTATGAGGGGGGAATAATCACTTCAGTCCACAAGGTGGTATCAGAGGACTACTCCAAAGTAAAAGCCATAGTTGAAACTCCAGCATTGGGACCAGGAGCCTTATCTACACTGATTCCTTGGGTGTCTGGACTTGACTTCAAAGACAGAATGCTCAAATATTCAAGGACTGTTCATCTGATCACAATTATTAGGGATATGGGCTGTGGAGAAGTTAGGAGTGAGGGAAGGGTGCATTATGAGTTGGATGAATCAGACAAAGAGAACATAAGGGATGGAGTGAAGCAGGCACTGAGGATTCTAATAGCAGCAGGTGCTGTTGAGGTAGGTACTCACAGAAGTGATGGACATAGAATTGAATGtaatgggaaaaatgaaaaggaattgGAGAGGTTTGTGGAATCAGTATATGCAACAGAAGGGTTAATGTCACATGAAGAAAAGTGGAGTATCTATAGCTCTGCACACCAAATGGGAAGTTGTAGGATGGGAATGAGTGAAAAGGAAGGTGCAGTGGATGAAAATGGGATGAGTTGGGAAGCAGAAGGACTATTTGTGTGTGATGCAAGTTTGCTTCCAACTGCAATTGGTGTCAATCCTATGATAACTATACAGTCTACTGCATATTGTGTTGCCAAGAGAATTGCAGCCTTTTTGAAGATAGAATAG
- the LOC100787881 gene encoding alkaline ceramidase produces MAEIISSFWGPVTSTTDCCEKNYAYSSYIAEFYNTISNIPTILLALIGLISAHTQRFEKRFCVLHLSIMAFAIGSMLYHATLQHVKQQSNETPMMWEILLYIYILYSPDWHYPRTMPIFLCLYGAIFAIVHSVLRFGIGFKVHYVILSLLCIPRMYKYYIYTDDVCAKCLARLYVATLLLGSLAWLSDLVFCNKISSWPINPQGHALWHVFMGFNSYFANTFLMFCRAQQCGWSPRIVRLMGVLPYVKIQKPKRQ; encoded by the exons atggcCGAAATAATATCTAGCTTCTGGGGTCCGGTCACATCAACAACAGATTGCTGTGAAAAGAATTATGCATATTCATCTTATATTGCAGAATTTTATAACACAATATCCAACATTCCAACCATTCTTTTGGCTCTTATTGGTCTTATAAGTGCTCATACACAACGGTTTGAGAAAAGATTTTGTGTTCTTCACCTATCGATTATGGCATTTGCCATTGGAAGCATGTTGTACCATGCTACACTACAACATGT GAAACAGCAGAGCAATGAAACTCCAATGATGTGGGAAATTCTGCTATACATCTACATCCTCTATTCCCCAGATTGGCACTACCCTCGTACAATGCCAATCTTCCTATGTTTATACGGTGCCATTTTCGCCATAGTTCATTCAGTGCTCCGTTTTGGAATAGGCTTCAAAGTCCACTATGTAATTCTCAGCCTCCTCTGCATTCCTAGAATGTACAAGTACTACATTTACACTGATGATGTGTGCGCTAAGTGCCTTGCACGACTTTATGTAGCCACTCTTCTGTTGGGAAGTTTAGCTTGGTTAAGTGATCTTGTTTTCTGCAACAAGATATCAAGTTGGCCAATTAATCCACAAGGTCATGCTTTGTGGCATGTCTTCATGGGCTTCAACTCCTACTTTGCTAACACATTCTTGATGTTTTGCCGTGCTCAACAATGTGGCTGGTCTCCAAGAATTGTCCGTTTAATGGGTGTTTTGCCCTATGTCAAGATTCAGAAGCCAAAACGACAGTAA
- the LOC100786808 gene encoding LOW QUALITY PROTEIN: plastid-lipid-associated protein 6, chloroplastic (The sequence of the model RefSeq protein was modified relative to this genomic sequence to represent the inferred CDS: inserted 2 bases in 1 codon): MSLLSASFTASTPIALASSSSLSSRPTARSILGDGNTSDSISTVGVADSSPSSSGYAGNTSDSISSLKLNLLSAVSGLNRGXLEAGGGFVNLSLGLENLQGRWKLIYSSAFSSRTLGGSRPGPPIGRLLPITLGQVFQRIDILSKDFDNIVELQLGAPWPLQPLEVTATLAHKFELIGSSKIKIVFEKTTMKTAGNLSQLPPLEVPRIPDALRPPSNTGSGEFEVTYLDSDTRITRGDRGELRVFVIA; encoded by the exons ATGTCCTTACTGAGCGCCAGTTTCACCGCCTCGACGCCAATTGCCTTGGCCTCCTCGTCGTCTCTGTCATCAAGGCCAACCGCACGCTCTATACTGGGCGATG GAAACACCTCTGATTCCATCTCCACTGTGGGTGTGGCTGACTCTTCTCCATCTTCTTCTGGCTACGCAGGAAACACCTCTGATTCCATCTCCTCTTTGAAGCTCAATCTCCTG AGTGCTGTTTCTGGGCTAAACAGAGG ACTTGAAGCTGGTGGAGGATTTGTGAATCTCTCGCTTGGTCTTGAGAATTTGCAAGGAAGATGGAAACTCATTTATAGCAGCGCATTCTCGTCTCGAACTCTCGGTGGAAGCCGTCCCGGTCCTCCCATAGGAAGACTCCTTCCTATTACTCTTGGACAG GTTTTTCAACGAATTGACATCTTGAGCAAAGATTTTGATAACATAGTGGAGCTTCAATTGGGTGCTCCTTGGCCACTACAACCCCTTGAAGTAACTGCCACATTAGCCCACAAATTTGAACTCATAG GATCTTCAAAGATAAAGATAGTATTTGAGAAAACCACTATGAAGACAGCTGGGAATTTGTCACAGTTGCCCCCATTAGAGGTGCCTCGAATTCCCGATGCATTGAGGCCTCCATCTAATACGGGAAGTGGTGAATTTGAAGTTACATATCTTGACTCGGATACCCGCATCACAAGAGGAGATAGAGGCGAGCTAAGGGTCTTTGTGATTGCTTGA
- the LOC100794043 gene encoding phosphatidate cytidylyltransferase 1 produces the protein MQKDTSTTAPSTTSGRVRHRKRSNEVIPEVSKANGTKLLVNDKSKYKSMLIRAYSSVWMIGGFVLIIYMGHLYITAMVVVIQIFMARELFNLLRRAHEDRQLPGFRLLNWHFFFTAMLFVYGRILSQCLVNTVTSDMVLYWLVSNLIKYHMVICYSLYIAGFMWFILTLKKKMYKYQFGQYAWTHMILIVVFGQSSFTVASIFEGIFWFLLPATLIVINDIAAYIFGFFFGRTPLIKLSPKKTWEGFIGASVTTIISAFMLANIMGRSQWLTCPRKDLSTGWLHCDPGPLFKPESYPLPGCISHWFSWKEISILPIQWHSLCLGLFASIIAPFGGFFASGFKRAFKIKDFGDSIPGHGGITDRMDCQMVMAVFAYIYHQSFVVPQTLSVEMILDQISMNLTFDEQQALYWRLGEILQQGFARMS, from the exons ATGCAGAAGGATACTAGTACCACCGCCCCATCAACCACAAGTGGTCGGGTTAGGCACCGAAAACGCTCAAATGAg GTTATTCCGGAAGTTAGTAAAGCAAATGGGACCAAGTTACTGGTTAATGACAAAAGCAAATACAAGTCTATGCTAATTCGAGCATATTCATCTGTATGGATGATTGGCGGCTTTGTTTTGATCATTTATATGGGTCACCTCTACATCACTGCAATGGTGGTTGTTATCCAAATCTTCATGGCAAGGGAGCTGTTCAATCTACTCAGGAGAGCTCATGAAGATAGGCAGCTGCCAGGATTTAGGCTATTAAATTG GCATTTTTTCTTCACTGCAATGTTATTTGTTTATGGACGAATTCTGAGTCAATGCCTGGTTAACACAGTAACTTCAGACATGGTTTTATATTGGCTAGTGAGCAATCTTATAAAGTATCACATGGTTATCTGCTACTCCCTGTACATTGCAG GATTTATGTGGTTCATTCTCACGTTGAAGAAGAAGATGTACAAGTACCAATTTGGCCAGTATGCTTGGACACACATGATTCTAATTGTTGTATTTGGCCAGTCCTCCTTCACCGTGGCAAGCATTTTTGAAGGGATTTTCTG GTTTCTTCTCCCAGCAACACTTATTGTCATTAATGATATTGCTGCTTATATCTTTGGTTTCTTCTTTGGAAGAACCCCTTTGATCAAGTTATCTCCAAAGAAAACTTGGGAGGGTTTTATAGGGGCATCTGTTACCACCATCATCTCTGCATTTATG CTTGCTAACATCATGGGTCGCTCTCAGTGGCTAACGTGTCCAAGGAAG GATTTGTCAACTGGTTGGCTTCACTGTGATCCTGGTCCACTGTTTAAGCCAGAATCTTATCCCTTACCTGGATGTATTTCTCACTGG TTTTCTTGGAAAGAGATATCAATCCTACCAATTCAATGGCATTCTTTATGTCTAGGCTTGTTTGCTTCAATTATTGCACCTTTTGGAGGCTTCTTTGCAAGTGGCTTTAAAAGGGCTTTTAAAATAAAG GACTTTGGTGATAGTATTCCGGGACATGGTGGAATTACCGACAGAATGGATTGCCAG ATGGTTATGGCCGTGTTTGCATACATATATCATCAGTCATTTGTTGTGCCGCAAACTCTCTCGGTTGAAATGATTTTGGACCag ATATCGATGAACCTAACATTCGATGAGCAACAAGCTCTATATTGGAGGCTTGGGGAAATTTTACAACAGGGGTTTGCTAGGATGTCTTAG